From a region of the Candidatus Brocadia sp. genome:
- the dnaN gene encoding DNA polymerase III subunit beta produces MKLHFSGKDLFGGFNLVAGIVPTSALKGVLKGVKVEVKNERVEFVATDLEVLVKYVLPAGKCEGEGGIVLPAVRVNNVLREWAGNDEISVSIEEGNCTLKSGGGHFKIAGEDFRQFPEIGRIKTKGLVEVDGGIIADMVGRVVHSVSTVKVRSMLCGIFVRVMDDYIIMVAADGNRMSSVKRKVNNPEGISFDGIVAVKCLTFLQRFVSECKGILTLGMGEQQVCFAGEKGEIISQLIEGQYPKYEELIPKGNDKRVEVDRNQLLSGVRMASFMTNEEYRIVKFIFRQGKLLLSSRTADVGEAELEIAVGYDGPDLEISFDPEYVIDALKVSDNDTVVIELSDCDSAALIRTGYEQLDVIMPIETK; encoded by the coding sequence ATGAAATTACATTTCTCAGGAAAAGACTTGTTCGGTGGTTTTAACTTGGTAGCTGGTATTGTTCCAACATCCGCACTGAAAGGGGTGTTAAAAGGCGTTAAGGTTGAGGTAAAAAATGAGCGGGTAGAATTTGTTGCTACTGATTTGGAAGTTTTGGTTAAATACGTGTTACCGGCGGGAAAATGTGAAGGAGAAGGTGGCATTGTCCTGCCGGCGGTTCGGGTAAATAATGTGTTAAGAGAGTGGGCTGGAAATGATGAAATTTCTGTGTCAATTGAAGAAGGAAATTGCACCTTGAAATCGGGAGGTGGGCACTTCAAGATAGCGGGAGAAGATTTCAGGCAGTTTCCGGAAATTGGTAGGATAAAGACCAAGGGTCTTGTTGAAGTAGACGGAGGAATTATCGCTGATATGGTGGGAAGGGTTGTTCATTCTGTATCGACGGTTAAGGTGCGAAGTATGTTGTGCGGTATCTTTGTGAGGGTTATGGATGACTATATTATCATGGTTGCCGCAGACGGAAACAGGATGTCCAGTGTTAAACGTAAGGTAAACAACCCTGAAGGGATATCGTTTGATGGAATAGTGGCGGTGAAGTGTTTAACGTTTCTGCAACGGTTTGTGTCGGAATGCAAAGGGATTTTAACATTAGGGATGGGCGAACAGCAGGTGTGTTTTGCGGGTGAAAAGGGTGAAATTATTTCACAGTTAATAGAGGGTCAGTATCCAAAATATGAGGAGCTTATACCGAAGGGAAATGACAAGAGAGTAGAAGTTGACAGAAATCAATTGTTATCAGGGGTGCGGATGGCCTCGTTTATGACGAATGAGGAATATCGTATAGTAAAGTTTATCTTCCGGCAGGGAAAGTTGCTGCTTTCGTCCAGGACCGCGGACGTGGGGGAGGCAGAGTTGGAAATTGCCGTTGGATATGATGGACCGGATTTGGAAATTAGTTTTGATCCGGAATACGTTATAGATGCATTGAAAGTTTCGGATAATGATACGGTAGTTATTGAACTTAGCGATTGCGATAGTGCAGCTTTGATCAGGACGGGCTACGAACAGCTGGATGTTATTATGCCAATTGAAACGAAGTAA
- a CDS encoding DUF721 domain-containing protein yields the protein MLGELPERYFFNKRSAVKVGQVLKGLFPKKSSGDKIFQEVRAAWKDVVGEEVSRCTEIVDLKRGVLYVTVESTVLIHHLTSFEKDAIIAKIHELTCIKYVHDIRFKVGMLNNDRRK from the coding sequence ATGTTAGGTGAGTTGCCAGAAAGGTATTTTTTTAATAAGCGCAGTGCAGTGAAAGTTGGCCAGGTACTGAAAGGGCTTTTTCCAAAAAAAAGCAGTGGGGACAAAATCTTTCAAGAGGTGAGAGCTGCGTGGAAAGATGTTGTTGGTGAGGAAGTAAGCCGTTGTACAGAAATAGTGGATTTAAAGAGAGGGGTTTTATATGTAACTGTGGAGTCGACCGTGCTGATTCACCATTTGACTAGTTTTGAAAAGGATGCTATAATCGCTAAAATTCATGAATTAACATGCATAAAATACGTGCATGATATCCGATTTAAAGTGGGAATGTTAAATAATGATCGAAGAAAATAG
- a CDS encoding AMP-binding protein: MTLITSFLNTCKKYPGKTAILDQNGSLCYEDLRKEVLRYTGRVLSGGAGKNVGILLPNGKEFAAAFYGILATGKTPVPLNFLLSPAQLFYVIRDAEIDTVFTCKLFAPLLGDQIKHLFLVEEGHTDACLNEGSIQYGNAEEQAAMLYTSGTSANPKGVILTHNNFLSNLEGCIHAFHFTEKDILLGILPLFHTYALTTTLILPVCVGATILYLPRFSGPKVLEMIEKHKVTSLFAIPSMYRVLLRTAESTKHDLRTLRLCTSGGEPLPGDVLEAFCKVFPVPLTEGYGLTEATAIVSVNLPEKSEPGSIGPPLDNVEVKIVNDNGQGQPANREGEIWVKGPNVMKGYHKLPKETAETITSDRWLKTGDYGKLDEEGFLWITGRKKELIIISGENVSPTEIEHVISRYEKVFEVAVVGVPDKVRGEVPKAFIALREHATCSEEEIRDYCMTRLPHYKVPKYFVFHRELPHGPTGKILKRALKE, translated from the coding sequence ATGACGCTCATCACGAGTTTTTTAAATACGTGCAAAAAATACCCCGGCAAAACGGCAATTTTAGACCAAAATGGATCCCTTTGTTACGAAGATCTCCGTAAAGAAGTTTTAAGATATACCGGAAGGGTACTGTCAGGTGGCGCCGGGAAAAATGTCGGAATCCTTCTCCCCAACGGGAAGGAATTTGCGGCGGCATTCTATGGAATTCTTGCTACCGGAAAGACGCCAGTTCCGTTGAATTTTTTGCTCTCGCCAGCGCAACTGTTCTATGTAATCCGGGATGCGGAGATAGACACGGTATTTACCTGTAAGCTGTTCGCACCCCTCCTGGGAGATCAGATAAAGCATCTCTTTCTGGTCGAAGAGGGACATACCGATGCATGCCTGAATGAAGGCAGTATTCAATACGGCAATGCGGAAGAACAGGCCGCGATGCTGTACACCTCAGGGACGAGTGCCAACCCGAAAGGAGTAATCTTAACCCACAACAATTTCCTGAGCAACCTTGAAGGGTGCATACATGCCTTTCATTTTACGGAAAAAGACATATTGCTTGGCATCCTGCCGCTTTTTCATACCTATGCGCTGACCACAACCCTCATCTTGCCTGTCTGTGTTGGCGCTACGATTCTTTATCTTCCGCGATTTTCTGGGCCGAAGGTACTGGAGATGATTGAAAAACACAAAGTCACATCCTTATTCGCCATTCCATCCATGTACCGGGTGCTCCTGCGAACGGCGGAATCAACAAAACATGACCTGCGCACCTTGAGACTCTGCACGTCCGGAGGTGAACCCTTGCCTGGCGATGTCTTAGAGGCATTTTGCAAAGTATTTCCTGTCCCCCTGACGGAAGGTTATGGATTAACGGAAGCCACAGCGATCGTTTCAGTAAATCTCCCCGAAAAATCCGAACCAGGCAGTATTGGCCCCCCTTTGGATAACGTTGAGGTAAAGATTGTAAACGATAACGGGCAGGGACAGCCAGCAAACAGGGAGGGTGAGATATGGGTGAAAGGGCCGAACGTAATGAAGGGGTATCATAAACTGCCGAAGGAAACGGCGGAGACCATCACCTCCGACAGATGGCTGAAGACGGGAGACTATGGCAAGCTTGATGAAGAAGGGTTTTTGTGGATCACGGGAAGGAAAAAAGAACTCATTATTATCAGCGGAGAAAATGTATCTCCCACGGAGATTGAACATGTCATTAGCAGGTATGAGAAGGTCTTTGAAGTTGCTGTCGTTGGTGTGCCTGACAAAGTTCGGGGAGAAGTGCCTAAGGCATTTATCGCCTTGCGTGAGCATGCAACGTGTAGCGAAGAAGAAATCAGGGACTACTGTATGACGCGGTTGCCGCACTATAAGGTGCCAAAATATTTCGTATTCCACAGAGAGCTGCCTCATGGTCCCACCGGAAAGATTTTAAAAAGGGCATTGAAGGAATAG
- a CDS encoding sugar nucleotide-binding protein, translated as MSLPPFLPLLITGVTGVPGYSAFQYFHARYPDHVTAIRPVRYWPLRGKGIVPLDIEDRQGLAALMKQKQFKSVLNGAGSCALKSCEMNSVLAYRVNVQSVLNVLEMIGDRDVRLIHLSTDLVFPGKVEGFYKEEDAIAPVTMYGKTMAIAEEILMLRYSSAAIFRISLPMGVSVNGHAGAIDWILSRFKKNNPATLYFDELRSPFYCEDFNEVIARTLGNNIRGIYHLGSHRHLSLYQIGQIVNKVGGYAPHLLKGCMRKEAGPMPPRAGNVTMNNQKLIQALGIDPFRKWPYLDDHVPDGNDWHHDRPDHMVFHPEQIHKCLYRIPMACTWS; from the coding sequence ATGTCTTTGCCGCCTTTTTTACCCCTGCTGATTACCGGTGTAACCGGCGTGCCCGGATACAGCGCCTTTCAGTATTTTCACGCTCGATACCCCGACCACGTTACTGCTATTCGTCCTGTCCGATATTGGCCTCTGAGAGGGAAAGGGATCGTTCCTCTCGACATAGAAGACCGCCAGGGGCTTGCAGCCTTGATGAAACAGAAGCAGTTTAAATCTGTCCTGAATGGCGCCGGTTCCTGTGCCCTGAAATCCTGTGAGATGAATAGCGTACTGGCCTATCGTGTGAATGTGCAGTCGGTTTTAAATGTGCTGGAGATGATAGGGGATCGTGACGTGCGGCTGATTCATCTCTCCACCGACCTGGTATTTCCCGGAAAAGTGGAAGGTTTCTATAAGGAGGAAGATGCTATAGCGCCTGTAACCATGTATGGCAAGACGATGGCTATAGCTGAGGAAATTCTTATGCTCCGGTATTCATCCGCGGCAATTTTCCGCATATCACTTCCTATGGGGGTAAGCGTTAATGGGCATGCCGGGGCAATCGACTGGATCCTGTCGCGGTTTAAAAAGAATAATCCGGCCACCTTATACTTTGATGAATTACGGTCGCCTTTTTATTGTGAGGATTTTAATGAGGTTATAGCGCGGACCCTGGGAAATAATATCAGGGGTATTTACCATCTTGGTTCGCACCGGCACCTTAGCCTCTATCAGATCGGACAAATTGTAAATAAGGTAGGGGGTTATGCACCCCATCTATTGAAAGGGTGTATGCGCAAGGAAGCTGGCCCAATGCCGCCGCGGGCTGGAAATGTTACCATGAATAATCAAAAGCTTATCCAGGCATTAGGGATCGATCCTTTCCGCAAATGGCCGTATCTGGACGACCACGTTCCCGACGGGAACGATTGGCATCATGACCGCCCGGATCACATGGTTTTCCATCCCGAACAAATCCACAAATGTCTCTACCGGATACCAATGGCCTGCACATGGTCATAA
- the gyrB gene encoding DNA topoisomerase (ATP-hydrolyzing) subunit B — translation MIEENSVAFQKEIYDSNSIKVLGGIEAVRKRPAMYIGDTTAKGLHHLVEEVVCNSVDEAVAGFCENIQVKINIDGSATVTDDGRGIPVDVHKETNKSALEVVMTVLHAGGKFEHKSYKISGGLHGVGVSVVNALSEWMEVEVKRDGHVYFQRYEKGEVRSPVEVRGVTKKRGTRVVFKPDREIFEDTKFCFETIAKRLREYAFLNKGIKITLTDERTDKSETYQYEGGIKAFIKELNEGKEVVHKDIIYFEKESKGTIVEVAMQYNDGYSENVYSFANNINTVEGGTHLSGFRAALTRTLNGYAKSKGILSEEKAPLGDDYKEGLTAVISIKLPDPQFEGQTKTKLGNREVQSLVEAVINEQLGTYCEETPSTAKAIINKGIDAARAREAARKARDLTRRKGALGSSNLPGKLADCSSRDFETSELFLVEGISAGGTAKQGRDRTFQAILPLKGVILNVEKARIDKMLSNEEIRTLISALGTGIGTDEFNVSNLRYAKIIIMTDADIDGAHIRTLLLTFFFRQMIDLIEKGHIYIAQPPLYKVTKNKKQEYIYDDRELQKKLIVLGGEGTVMEFQGKRKEGLNNSKLTKLLHLLVQMEEYVKILRKKGMSLDKFLGLRHKKNGNLPLYKVTCKDEVSYIFSEEEMETFIKGKQQAEGRELEIREESDAEESREDVLEVIEYHESREIEKTIREIEAYGFTADEYFAGHNGDSARYKLVSEDTEISVHSLNEVLSRIREIGRKGLEIQRYKGLGEMNAEELAVTTMNVDTRTLLKVKVEDAAKADSIFSTLAGKDVQRRREFIEKHALEVRNLDI, via the coding sequence ATGATCGAAGAAAATAGCGTAGCGTTTCAAAAAGAGATTTATGACTCAAATTCTATCAAGGTGCTTGGCGGTATCGAGGCTGTCAGGAAGCGTCCGGCTATGTATATAGGGGACACGACGGCTAAAGGGTTGCATCATTTGGTGGAAGAGGTGGTTTGCAATAGTGTAGATGAAGCGGTTGCCGGGTTCTGTGAAAATATACAGGTAAAGATAAATATAGACGGAAGTGCTACCGTGACGGATGATGGCAGAGGTATTCCGGTTGATGTACATAAGGAAACAAATAAATCGGCGCTGGAAGTCGTTATGACAGTACTCCATGCGGGAGGTAAATTTGAGCATAAGAGCTATAAGATATCTGGTGGTTTACATGGGGTTGGGGTATCGGTTGTAAATGCGCTTAGTGAATGGATGGAGGTGGAGGTTAAAAGAGACGGACACGTCTATTTTCAACGATATGAAAAGGGTGAGGTCCGATCACCGGTAGAAGTAAGGGGTGTTACAAAAAAGAGAGGAACCAGGGTTGTCTTTAAACCGGATCGTGAAATATTCGAGGACACAAAGTTTTGTTTTGAGACGATAGCAAAGAGGCTGAGAGAATATGCCTTTTTAAATAAGGGAATAAAAATAACGTTGACTGATGAGAGGACGGATAAAAGTGAGACGTATCAGTACGAGGGAGGTATAAAGGCTTTTATCAAGGAGCTCAATGAAGGGAAAGAGGTAGTTCACAAAGATATCATATACTTTGAAAAAGAGAGCAAGGGAACGATAGTTGAAGTGGCTATGCAGTATAATGATGGCTACAGTGAGAATGTGTACTCCTTTGCAAATAATATCAATACGGTAGAAGGCGGGACGCACTTAAGTGGTTTCAGGGCTGCCTTGACGAGGACCCTCAACGGTTATGCGAAGAGCAAAGGCATCCTCAGCGAAGAGAAGGCGCCTTTGGGAGATGACTATAAAGAGGGACTCACAGCCGTTATCAGTATTAAGTTGCCGGACCCTCAGTTTGAAGGACAAACAAAAACAAAACTTGGCAATCGCGAAGTGCAGAGTCTGGTAGAAGCCGTGATAAATGAACAGCTCGGAACGTATTGTGAGGAGACGCCGTCAACCGCAAAGGCGATTATTAACAAGGGTATAGACGCTGCCAGGGCGAGAGAGGCGGCGCGAAAAGCCAGAGACCTGACAAGAAGAAAGGGGGCGCTTGGCAGCTCAAACCTCCCAGGAAAATTGGCTGATTGTTCCTCACGGGATTTTGAGACCTCTGAATTGTTCCTGGTAGAGGGTATCTCTGCAGGCGGTACGGCGAAGCAGGGCAGGGATCGGACGTTCCAGGCAATCCTTCCGCTAAAGGGCGTAATTCTAAATGTCGAAAAGGCGCGCATCGACAAAATGCTGAGTAATGAAGAGATCAGAACTTTGATATCAGCCCTTGGAACGGGCATAGGAACGGACGAATTCAATGTAAGCAATCTGCGGTACGCCAAGATTATTATTATGACAGATGCAGATATTGATGGTGCGCACATCAGGACGCTTCTTCTGACATTCTTTTTCCGTCAGATGATAGACCTGATAGAAAAGGGACATATTTATATTGCCCAGCCTCCTTTGTATAAGGTGACAAAAAACAAAAAGCAAGAGTACATCTATGACGACAGGGAGCTCCAGAAGAAGCTGATTGTTCTTGGGGGAGAAGGGACGGTTATGGAATTCCAGGGCAAGAGGAAGGAGGGTTTGAATAATTCGAAACTCACTAAGTTACTTCACCTCCTCGTGCAAATGGAAGAGTATGTAAAAATACTACGAAAAAAGGGGATGTCGCTGGACAAGTTTTTGGGATTGCGGCATAAAAAGAACGGAAATCTTCCCTTATACAAGGTAACCTGCAAAGACGAGGTTTCCTATATTTTTTCCGAGGAAGAAATGGAGACATTCATAAAAGGGAAACAGCAAGCAGAGGGAAGAGAATTAGAAATAAGGGAGGAGAGTGACGCCGAGGAATCCAGGGAGGATGTGCTTGAAGTTATAGAGTATCATGAAAGCAGAGAAATTGAAAAAACAATAAGAGAAATAGAGGCCTATGGTTTTACTGCGGATGAGTATTTTGCTGGCCATAATGGCGACAGTGCAAGATATAAATTAGTTTCTGAGGACACGGAAATATCTGTTCATTCTCTCAACGAGGTCTTGTCAAGAATACGAGAGATCGGCAGGAAGGGCTTGGAAATCCAACGATACAAAGGACTCGGTGAAATGAATGCGGAAGAGTTGGCGGTAACGACCATGAATGTGGATACCAGAACGCTCTTAAAGGTAAAAGTCGAAGATGCGGCGAAAGCAGATTCTATTTTCAGCACCTTGGCAGGAAAGGATGTTCAGCGGAGGAGGGAGTTTATAGAAAAACACGCGCTTGAAGTAAGAAATTTGGATATTTAG
- a CDS encoding TraR/DksA C4-type zinc finger protein gives MQKKELKQIENLLKSRKNILLKEFEKRAKKYRDAGSEKATDVVEIASSSSSEVLEFAVAEEGARELKQIEDALSRIKTGQYGVCEQCGKVIKKARLKAIPFATLCVSCKEEEEKACDDRAFRERAEEIADRPENVETDDMDTLHVGKKIMELEYDDNRN, from the coding sequence ATGCAAAAGAAAGAATTAAAACAAATTGAAAATCTGCTGAAAAGCAGAAAAAATATCCTGTTGAAGGAATTCGAGAAGCGGGCTAAGAAATATCGTGACGCGGGAAGTGAAAAAGCGACAGATGTTGTTGAGATAGCGTCAAGTTCTTCCAGTGAAGTGCTGGAATTTGCCGTTGCGGAAGAAGGCGCCAGGGAGTTAAAGCAGATAGAAGATGCCCTGTCCAGGATTAAAACAGGACAGTATGGCGTATGCGAGCAATGCGGCAAAGTGATAAAAAAAGCGCGGCTAAAGGCAATTCCATTCGCTACCCTGTGCGTGAGTTGTAAAGAGGAAGAAGAAAAGGCGTGTGATGACAGGGCATTTCGGGAAAGAGCAGAAGAGATTGCCGATAGACCGGAAAATGTGGAAACAGATGATATGGACACACTACACGTCGGCAAAAAAATCATGGAACTTGAGTATGACGATAACAGAAACTAG